One Setaria viridis chromosome 7, Setaria_viridis_v4.0, whole genome shotgun sequence genomic region harbors:
- the LOC117863660 gene encoding uncharacterized protein, which produces MFSHFLLIVLVAAILHVAYATAATTSVNLTADAAATAYDILKKNNLPRGLLPKGVQSYNLNLDGKIEVTLPGECDFPITFGGQDFKFRFASTVGGVIQAGSIHEVYGVRVQIKFGWLGIRQVDRAGDQLTLQVQQFTQKFPTSAFAVSPSCS; this is translated from the coding sequence ATGTTCAGTCACTTTCTCCTTATTGTCCTCGTGGCTGCCATCCTTCATGTGGCATATGCTACAGCAGCAACAACTTCGGTGAACTTGACAGCAGATGCGGCCGCGACGGCGTACGACATTCTAAAGAAGAACAACTTACCACGTGGCCTTCTCCCAAAGGGCGTGCAGTCATACAATCTCAACCTAGATGGTAAAATTGAGGTAACCCTCCCTGGCGAGTGCGACTTCCCCATCACCTTCGGTGGCCAAGATTTCAAGTTTCGTTTTGCAAGCACAGTCGGCGGCGTCATCCAAGCTGGATCAATCCATGAGGTGTATGGGGTGAGGGTGCAGATCAAGTTTGGGTGGCTTGGGATAAGACAAGTCGATCGTGCTGGTGACCAGCTGACGCTCCAGGTGCAGCAGTTCACGCAAAAATTTCCAACCAGCGCCTTTGCTGTGAGCCCATCCTGCAGCTAA
- the LOC117863249 gene encoding GDSL esterase/lipase At5g55050 yields the protein MGNLLLCLVLYVQVLVGTVAAAGARPPAMYVFGSSILDVGNNNYLPGGAVGRANRRYNGIDFPASIPTGRFSNGYNIADYVAKNMGFACSPPAYLSLAPDSSGPLVHTAVAYGISYASGGAGILDSTNTGNTIPLSKQVQYFGATKAKMVAAIGPCAVNARLSRAIFVIAIGNNDMSVSAAAERAQNKSATDRRRDVATLYVNLVSNYSSAITELYSMGARKFALINVGLQGCVPAARVLSPMGECWHSLNQLAAGFNDALRSRLAGLAPRLPGLVYSLADLLGFTRDTLADPWASGYTDIVGACCGSGRLSGEAECFPNSTLCADRDQHVFWDRVHFSQRTAFLIAQAFYDGPAKYTTPINFMQLAQSSYLTTKALVI from the exons ATGGGGAATCTTCTGCTCTGCCTTGTGCTTTATGTGCAGGTGCTCGTCGGcaccgttgccgccgccggagctcggccgCCGGCGATGTACGTGTTCGGATCCTCCATACTGGACGTCGGCAACAACAACTACCTGCCGGGGGGGGCCGTCGGCAGGGCCAACAGGCGCTACAACGGCATCGACTTCCCGGCCTCCATCCCCACCGGAAGGTTCAGCAACGGCTACAACATCGCTGACTATGTTG CAAAGAACATGGGGTTCGCGTGTAGCCCTCCTGCCTATCTGTCGCTGGCACCCGACTCCTCCGGGCCTCTGGTCCACACCGCTGTCGCTTATGGAATCAGCTATGCTTCCGGAGGAGCTGGGATCCTTGACTCCACT AACACCGGAAACACAATCCCATTGTCGAAGCAGGTGCAGTACTTCGGTGCCACCAAGGCTAAAATGGTCGCCGCGATAGGCCCCTGTGCGGTGAATGCCCGGCTCTCTAGGGCCATCTTCGTCATCGCCATTGGCAACAATGACATGTCTGTCTCCGCGGCTGCAGAGCGGGCGCAGAATAAGTCAGCTACTGACCGAAGGAGGGATGTCGCCACGCTCTACGTCAACCTCGTCTCCAACTACTCTTCCGCCATAACG GAGCTGTACTCGATGGGCGCAAGGAAGTTCGCCCTCATCAACGTCGGCCTGCAAGGCTGTGTGCCAGCGGCGCGGGTGCTCAGCCCGATGGGCGAGTGCTGGCACAGCCTCaaccagctcgccgccggcttcAACGACGCCCTCCGGTCCCGGCTCGCCGGCCTCGCCCCGAGGCTGCCGGGACTCGTCTACTCCCTGGCCGACCTCCTCGGCTTCACGCGGGACACCTTGGCCGACCCGTGGGCTTCGGGGTACACCGACATCGTCGGCGCGTGCTGCGGCAGCGGGCGGTTGAGCGGGGAGGCGGAGTGCTTTCCCAACTCCACGCTCTGCGCTGACCGCGATCAGCATGTCTTCTGGGATCGCGTGCACTTCTCCCAGCGGACAGCATTTCTCATCGCCCAGGCGTTCTACGATGGGCCAGCAAAGTACACCACTCCCATCAACTTCATGCAACTGGCCCAGTCCAGTTATTTAACCACGAAAGCATTAGTAATTTGA